Proteins from one Thermus sp. LT1-2-5 genomic window:
- a CDS encoding response regulator transcription factor → MATVLLVEDEPAVRLGVRLALERAGHRVLEAERAQGAWPLLKEAEAVILDWMLPDEPGIKLLERMRQGPFPELPVLLLTARAEVRDRVEGLSRGADDYLVKPFATEELLARLEALLRRAGKRKLLKRGPLLLDLERMEASLEGRPLPLTRREFALLAFLAQRPGRVYSREELLEAVWGEDYLGTPRTVDQHVLQLREKLGEDPKTPRFLETVRGLGYRFREVG, encoded by the coding sequence GTGGCCACGGTGCTCCTGGTGGAGGACGAGCCGGCGGTGCGGCTTGGGGTCCGCCTCGCCTTGGAGCGGGCCGGGCACCGGGTCCTGGAAGCGGAAAGGGCCCAAGGTGCCTGGCCCCTCCTCAAGGAGGCGGAGGCGGTGATCCTGGACTGGATGCTCCCCGACGAGCCCGGGATCAAGCTTTTGGAAAGGATGCGGCAGGGCCCGTTCCCCGAGCTCCCCGTCCTCCTCCTCACCGCCCGCGCCGAGGTGCGGGACCGGGTGGAGGGCCTAAGCCGGGGGGCGGACGACTACCTGGTGAAACCCTTTGCCACGGAAGAGCTTTTGGCCCGCCTCGAGGCCCTTTTGCGCCGGGCGGGGAAGCGCAAGCTCCTGAAGCGGGGCCCCCTCCTCTTGGACCTAGAGCGCATGGAGGCGAGCCTGGAGGGCAGGCCTCTTCCCCTCACCCGGCGGGAGTTCGCCCTTTTAGCCTTCTTGGCACAACGCCCGGGCCGGGTCTACAGCCGGGAGGAGCTTTTGGAAGCGGTCTGGGGCGAGGATTACCTGGGTACCCCAAGGACCGTGGACCAGCACGTGCTGCAACTCCGGGAAAAGCTCGGGGAAGACCCCAAGACCCCCCGCTTCTTGGAAACGGTGCGGGGCCTGGGCTACCGCTTCCGGGAGGTGGGGTGA